From Campylobacter concisus:
CAACCAGAAACGCTAGCCTAGTAAAAGACGTGATGAGAGATATTCCTGGCATTTATGTAGGCGGCACAAACGGCATGAACCAAAAAATTTATATGAGGGGCGTTAGCGACCGCGGTCTAAATATCACGATAGACGGCGCGAAGCAAAACGGAAATACATTTCACCACAACGCTGACTTGCTGATCGATCCAGATCTTATAAAAGCAGTCGATGTCGAGGTTGGCTCAAGATCAGTGGTAAATGGCTCGGGTGCGCTTGGCGGTTCAGTCGCCTTTAAAACGGTCGATGCAAAGGACTTGCTTAATGATGGTGAGATTATAGGCGCAAAGATAAAGACAGGATACGCCTCAAATAACAGCGAATTTTCTCAAGGCCTTATGCTCTTTACTGCACCAGTTGAAGGGCTTGATTTTATAGCTGCTATTAATCACAAGGGCTACGACTACGGCAAAAGCGGCAACAAAAGAAAGATAGGCGGCGATGGCAACGATCTTAGCTATCTTTTAAAGCTTGGTTATAGCTTCCTTGATGCACATAGAATTTCTATCTCAAGAGAACATAATGAATTTAAAGGCATGTATCCAATGAGAGCCGAGTTTGGCAGCTGGTATACTGGTCAATTTCCTGTTGATAACCGAAAATATGAACGTGATACTACAACGCTAAAATACGAGTATAAACCAAGTGATCTTCTAAATTTAGATGTAACGGTATACAATACCGAGCATAAAAAAGATGACCCGGTCTTAAAAATTTTAGGCGTAAAAACAAACGGCATAAACGCAAAGGCTAAAAGTGTAGTCGAGAGTGGTGCTTTGACACAGACGCTTAGATACGGCGCTGAGTTTTACCAAAGTAAAAATTTTAATAAGCCAAACAACCACTACCCTGAAAAGGTAAATAACTACTCTATCTACGCAGAAGATGCGCTAAATTTTAGCTCACTAACCGTTACTCCAGGCATCAGATACACCCATCACGAGCTAAAAAGCTACGATGGTAGAGCCGGAAATGTAAAGAGCTACACTTACAAATTTAACGAATTTACCCCGGCAATAGCACTTGATTATGAAATTATTAAAGGCCTTAACGCTTTTGCAAGCTATGCAAGAGTCTTTAGAGGGCCTGATGTCATGGAGTCTATGTATGCTAGTAGAGCAAAAAATTTTGAAGCAAATAAAGATCTAAAAGCAACGACTGGTAATAGCTATGAAACTGGTCTTAAATATCATGGCGACATAAATGAAGCTAGCTCATATAGCCTCTCTGCAAAATACTTCATGACAAAATATAAAAACTTAATCGTAGATAATGGCTCTTATGTGACTGGAACGCCGCCAAATGAAATAACTATATCCAGACGTATAAACGCTGGTGGAGCTGATATAAGTGGCGTCGAGCTACTTGCAAGGCTAAATTTAGACGCACTAAGCCTAGCTGCTAGCTACACTCATCAAAATGTAAAATACAAAGATAGGGTCGCTAAGGCAAGCGGTGGCTACTATACCTCAAATATCATTGGTTACCGCGATCAGGGCGATAAATATACATTTAATGCAGAGTACGCATTTTCTAGCATCGATACGCTAATAGGCTACAACCTAATCTACTTCGCTTCAAAAAATACCATATCAGCTGGCGATAGTGAAAATGCAAAGATACCAAGCTATGCAGTTAGCGACATCTATGCTAGCTATACGCCAAGTAGCGGTAAATTTAAAGGGCTAGAGATAAATGCTGGAATTTACAACCTCTTTAATAAAACTTATGCTTCGCAGTCTCAAAGAATGGCTGATTATACAGGCAATCCAGACTATGTAGACTGGGAACCAGGTAGAAATTTTAAGGTAAACGTATCTTATAAATTTTAACTTCAAGGCAAGGTGAAAGCCTTGCCAAATTTCTCTTTTATATAAAAATTCTAGCTTTTTTCACCATGCTGTTTGTTTTAAAATTAATATAGTATCATTTTGGCGACTAAACTTTTTGGGAGAAAAAATGAGGCAGAAGCACTTTGAAGTGGTAATTGTCGGAGCAGGCATTAGTGGGACGGCGCTCTTTTACGAGTTGGCTGCATTTAGCGATATAAAAAAGGTAGCACTTTTAGAAAAATATGACGGCGTAGCGACGCTAAATTCAAGCGGTAAAGGCAACTCGCAGACCATCCACTGCGGTGATATCGAGACAAACTACACGCTAGAAAAGGCAAAAAAGGTCTCGCAAGTGGCAAATATGCCAGTAAAATACGCTCTAAAATACAACCTAGAGGGCAAATATATGTTCGCTCATCAAAAGATGACGCTAGCCATCGGAGATGCCGAAGTAGAGCGCATCAAGGAGCGATATGAGAGCTTTAAAGAGCTGTTTGCTTATCTTGAAATTTATGACAAAGAGAAGCTAAAGCAGATCGAGCCAAACGTCGTTTTTGACGCAAATGGCAATGAGCGCCCAGAAAACATCATCGCCATTGGCACGCAAAATGGGCAATTTACGACGATGGACTTTGGCGGCGTGGCAAATTCGCTCGTGCAAAATGCGCTAAATTTAGGCGGAGATGGCTATGAGATCAGCCTAAACTCAGAAGTAACTGATATAAAAAAGGCGGGTGATACATTTCACATAAAGATAAATGATGGCGAGGTGATCACCGCAAACTACGTTGTAGTAGATGCTGGAGGACATTCGCTATTTTTGGCTCACAAAATGGGTTATGGGCTTCATCTTAGCACACTGCCCGTTGCTGGAAGCTTTTATTTCGCAAAAAAACGCTTACTAAACGGCAAAGTCTATATGGTGCAAAACGATAAGCTACCATTTGCCGCGCTTCACGGCGATCCAGATATCCTAGCTAATGGCAACACTCGCTTTGGAC
This genomic window contains:
- a CDS encoding FAD-dependent oxidoreductase; its protein translation is MRQKHFEVVIVGAGISGTALFYELAAFSDIKKVALLEKYDGVATLNSSGKGNSQTIHCGDIETNYTLEKAKKVSQVANMPVKYALKYNLEGKYMFAHQKMTLAIGDAEVERIKERYESFKELFAYLEIYDKEKLKQIEPNVVFDANGNERPENIIAIGTQNGQFTTMDFGGVANSLVQNALNLGGDGYEISLNSEVTDIKKAGDTFHIKINDGEVITANYVVVDAGGHSLFLAHKMGYGLHLSTLPVAGSFYFAKKRLLNGKVYMVQNDKLPFAALHGDPDILANGNTRFGPTALVIPKLERYHGCSSFFDFCKCLKFDKNVFEVFANLLKDSDIRSYILRNFLFEVPFINKKEFVKDARKIVPSLSENDLSYAVNFGGVRPQVIDRNKKCLELGEGKISTGEGISFNMTPSPGATSCFEIARTDMIEACKFLGKNFNEEKFNAEFFG
- a CDS encoding TonB-dependent receptor domain-containing protein is translated as MRFKSLFKLSLAASIAVCANGADESVLSGVEVTSSSGGYGVDDIKISTRNASLVKDVMRDIPGIYVGGTNGMNQKIYMRGVSDRGLNITIDGAKQNGNTFHHNADLLIDPDLIKAVDVEVGSRSVVNGSGALGGSVAFKTVDAKDLLNDGEIIGAKIKTGYASNNSEFSQGLMLFTAPVEGLDFIAAINHKGYDYGKSGNKRKIGGDGNDLSYLLKLGYSFLDAHRISISREHNEFKGMYPMRAEFGSWYTGQFPVDNRKYERDTTTLKYEYKPSDLLNLDVTVYNTEHKKDDPVLKILGVKTNGINAKAKSVVESGALTQTLRYGAEFYQSKNFNKPNNHYPEKVNNYSIYAEDALNFSSLTVTPGIRYTHHELKSYDGRAGNVKSYTYKFNEFTPAIALDYEIIKGLNAFASYARVFRGPDVMESMYASRAKNFEANKDLKATTGNSYETGLKYHGDINEASSYSLSAKYFMTKYKNLIVDNGSYVTGTPPNEITISRRINAGGADISGVELLARLNLDALSLAASYTHQNVKYKDRVAKASGGYYTSNIIGYRDQGDKYTFNAEYAFSSIDTLIGYNLIYFASKNTISAGDSENAKIPSYAVSDIYASYTPSSGKFKGLEINAGIYNLFNKTYASQSQRMADYTGNPDYVDWEPGRNFKVNVSYKF